Proteins found in one Camelus bactrianus isolate YW-2024 breed Bactrian camel chromosome 5, ASM4877302v1, whole genome shotgun sequence genomic segment:
- the NIPA2 gene encoding magnesium transporter NIPA2, translated as MSQGRGKYDFYIGLGLAMSSSIFIGGSFILKKKGLLRLARKGSMRAGQGGHAYLKEWLWWAGLLSMGAGEVANFAAYAFAPATLVTPLGALSVLVSAILSSYFLNERLNLHGKIGCLLSILGSTVMVIHAPKEEEIETLNEMSHKLGDPGFVAFATLVIIVSLILIFVVGPRHGQTNILVYITICSVIGAFSVSCVKGLGIAIKELFAGKPVLRHPLAWILLLSLIVCVSTQINYLNRALDIFNTSIVTPIYYVFFTTSVLTCSAILFKEWQDMPVDDVIGTLSGFFTIIVGIFLLHAFKDVSFSLASLPVSFRKDDKAMNGSLTNMYEVLNNEESLTCGIEQHTGENISRRNGSLTAF; from the exons ATGAGCCAGGGGCGTGGAAAGTATGACTTTTATATTGGTCTGGGATTGGCTATGAGCTCCAGCATTTTCATTGGAGGgagtttcattttgaaaaaaaaaggccTTCTGCGACTCGCCAGAAaaggctccatgagggcag GTCAAGGTGGCCATGCATATCTTAAAGAATGGTTGTGGTGGGCTGGACTGCTATCAA TGGGAGCTGGCGAGGTGGCCAACTTTGCTGCGTATGCTTTTGCACCAGCCACCCTAGTGACTCCGTTAGGAGCACTCAGTGTCCTAGTAAG TGCCATTCTCTCTTCATACTTTCTAAATGAAAGGCTTAATCTTCATGGAAAAATTGGGTGTTTGCTAAGTATCCTGGGATCTACAGTTATGGTTATTCATGCTCCAAAAGAAGAGGAGATTGAGACTTTAAATGAAATGTCTCACAAGCTAGGGGATCCAG GTTTTGTGGCCTTTGCAACACTTGTGATCATTGTGTCCTTGATACTAATCTTTGTGGTGGGACCTCGCCATGGACAGACAAACATTCTTGTGTACATCACAATCTGCTCTGTAATCGGAGCATTTTCAGTCTCCTGTGTTAAGGGCCTGGGCATTGCTATCAAAGAGCTGTTTGCTGGAAAGCCTGTGCTGCGACACCCCCTGGCCTGGATTCTGCTGCTGAGCCTTATAGTCTGTGTGAGCACACAGATTAATTACCTGAACAGGGCCCTGGACATATTCAACACTTCCATCGTGACTCCAATATACTACGTATTCTTTACGACGTCAGTTTTAACTTGTTCAGCTATCCTTTTCAAGGAGTGGCAAGATATGCCTGTTGATGATGTCATTGGTACTCTGAGTGGCTTCTTTACAATCATTGTGGGAATATTTCTGTTGCATGCCTTTAAAGACGTCAGCTTTAGTCTAGCAAGTCTGCCTGTGTCTTTTCGGAAAGATGACAAAGCGATGAATGGCAGTCTCACTAACATGTATGAAGTTCTTAATAATGAGGAGAGCTTAACCTGTGGAATCGAACAACACACTGGTGAAAACATCTCCCGAAGAAATGGAAGTCTGACAGCTTTTTAG